The Microscilla marina ATCC 23134 genome contains the following window.
ACAAGCGGTGTTCCTTGTTTTCCTGCTCTTTGGTAGAACTGTAGGTTACCTCGCCCAAGTCGTTCAACATGGTTTCGGCAGTTTTTACCCGTTTGTGTTGCAAAGCCTCGTAGCGTTCTTTCAGCATCTTAAAAGAAGTCAAACCCTGTACATTCAACGCTTCTCCTTTGGTAGCAGATCGCTGAGCGTAGGCTTCGGCAAGGCGCAAAGGTGCATAACAATACATCACCAACGGGGTGTGTAGTTCTGCCCAAAATGCCGCATCAGGTGCCAACTCTATCCCCACAATCTCATCGTTGAGCAAAAAGATAGCCCCCGTTTGCTCAGGTTGTGGCTCTAAGTGATACACCGTTTGTAACAATTCGGGCTGAAAAGCCTGTTTCATTTCATCCAAGTGTCCACGTGCCTTCAAGCCCAGCTGGGTATTAAAGGTAGTAATAGACTGCCACAACTTGCCGTATTCTTCTTTGCCTTTCAGCGCTAAAGCGGCTTTACGCAAACTATGCGGCAATACAATAAATCGGTCGTCCGACTCTTTGATATAACCACCCTGAGATTCTTGGATACAACATGCATCCTTAAACTCTCTTTCTTCGCCCGCGTTTAGCACCCAAGAGGTACACATGGCGTGGTTTTGTGCACCCAACTGAAAATACCCCAAATTAAGGGGCACAATGGCGGGGCGATTGCCTGAGTTTTTCAAAATCATTTGCCCATAGTTAGTCACCTTGGTCAGCGACAAAGCGGTTTCGGGCAAGGCATATTGTGCCTTGGTGCATTCACTGCCAAACAGCGGAATCATTCCTAAATGACCATAGCGCAATGGTTGCCCTACTTTTCGGTCTTTTAGTAAACGTCCCAACTGGTTTTCCTTCGCTTGCGTGGGATGTTGGTCAGTCAAGTTTTTCCACAAATTCATTTTCATAGTGTTAGGTATATTTTATAAGCGTCAAGCGGTGAGTCACAAGCGGCAAGTATACTACACTTGTCGCTTGAAACTGGTGGCTTGCTGCTAATTAATTCAAAAACATCTGCATCGAATTTTGCAATACATCCACGATACGATTGGGTCGCAATGCAAACTGTATATTCAACCAAGTAGGCATTAAACCTTTTTCTCCGGTTTCTAATATCAATGGCGTATCTTTGCCCAACGCCTGACGGTGCTCGTAAGCCTCACGTACTGTAAAAGCAGGTAAAATGTGTACAAAAGGAGTTTCTACCCCTAAATTTTTCAAGCCTTGCAATACCATTTCAGCATCGCCTTGCTCCACATTTTCATAACCATCGCTTACTACCAATACTGCATCGGGCTGATGCTCCATGGCTTCTAAAATGCCCTCGGCAAGGGTGGTAACTCCCTGTGCCTGTGGGAAATCAGTCGTTTGTTGATTGCCTACTTGTACTATAGTTAACTCAGAGGTTCGTTTCTCTAATACTTGAGTCAAGGCTGTCGCAATGGATAAGTTGTTATACATACGCGCGCCAAACCCTAGCATAGAGTAAGACGTATCCAACACCAGTGCTACTTTAGCATCCCAGTGGGGTATTTTGCTTGATTCGGCAAGAATTTTCTGGGCAACCCATTCATCTTGCATACCCTCTATGTATTGTTTTCGGATACGATCTACCAAATTGGTTGAGTTTGCCCCCACCAATTCGCCTCCTACGATATACTCTCGTTTTACTTTGTTTTTACCCGCCAATCGTCTCACTTGCGATGCCTCGGTTTTAGGGTGGAAAGTAGCCGCTAAACCTCTCAATACTTTGTAAGGCAAGCCTTTACCATTTTCCAGTTTTTTGCGAGACTGCAAGTAAGCATTCAGCTGTTTGTGCGAAGTTTCACTCAATTTGCCAAACAAAAACAAGTACACATCTTTTACCAAGGCAGGAGTATTGTTACCTGCGCAGTGGTAAATATATTTATCGAGATACGCGTTTTGACGGTCGTTGCGTTTGGTCTTGCTCAACAACATAAAGTGAACACAAGTTTGGGTTGCTTGCTTACCCAATGCGTGAGTCAATAGTTTGGCAATCAATGCGCGGTGACTTACTGCCCATTGTTCTAGGTGGGGTGAGCCCAAAATATAGGTTTTGATCCAGGTTGCCGTGCGTTGGTTGTTTACCTTAAGCGTGACCAGTTTCCCGAAACCTTCCAATACCTTGGTGACCTCCAAAAAGGGTAATACTTCGCTCATCAGGCGGTCTTCTGTGCGCTTGGCATCAAGCGAAACAGGTTTGCCATCTTGTTCGGTGACAGCTAACAGTCGTTGGATAATTTGCATACTATCTTCAACGCTCAAACTGGGTAAGTTTAGCAAAGATGCATACAACATCCGATTGTGCTCTAGCAAGGTGTTATGCGAGGTTTCAGATAAAGGCATCTGGTCTTGCACTACTTGCTTAATCAGTTGATTAATAGTTTGCTTGTCCATTTTTTTGTTAGGTTATTTAAATTACTAGCGACAAGTCAAAGCCTCTACACAGACTGACCTATAACTAGGTAAATTGGTTAAGTTTTTCGGACTGTCTCACAGCCACTTCTTTAGTTGTTCCAATCATTTGGTACAAATCGTTCGGGTGCATTCCTGCTTCCCATGTTGTTCCATTAGAAATATGGTATTGCTCAGCAAGCAAATGATGATGCGAGCATAGCGTAATGCCATTTTCTTTGACATACCCGCCGTGAGGCATTTCGCTACGGTCGGTAATGTGGTGTGCATCGAGGCTTTCGGTCATGTCACAAAAAACACAAGTGTGCCCATCCCGTTCGAATACTTCGTCTCTGAAACGACGCCGTATTTGTTTCTTTTTTTGCCCCATAGTTATATAAAAAAGATAAGGGAACAGGTATAAGCTTGTCGTTGCTCTTTTGCGAGCATATTCGTTTGGCAGAACGTGACAAAACCCATTCAGTTCTTTTAATTTCTTAAGTCTATATTGATAATGAAAATAAGTGATTCAATTATGGTAGTGCCGACGGGGTTCGAACCCGCGATCTTCTGCGTGAAAGACAGACGACTTAACCAACTTGTCCACAGCACCATTTAGAAAAAAAAGATAAGAGAGCAGCTAACCTTAGCCAGCACAGGAGTCGAACCTGCCTTTTTATGTTCTTGGCATAAAACGTTGTCCAAACTCTGGTTAAGAACCACTCAGTTCTTTTGGCGGACTTGATGGGATTCGAACCCACGATTTCCCGATAGACAGTCGGGTGCATTAAGCCACTATGCTACAAGTCCAGATTGAAAAAAAAGATAAGAGAGCAGCTAATCTCAACTAGCGCGGGAATCGAACCCACCTGTAATGTTATCGGCATATCACGCGTACCATACTCTAATTAAGAACTACTCAGTTCTTTAGTTTCTTTGTAAAGTTTTATAATCACTTATTTTCAATATTGTAGAGCCAAACGAACAGGTAACTTACAGATGAGGGAATCGAACCCTTGTAGGAGTGGTAGGTAAACCACTCTGGCAACCTTTGCCAATTTGTAAACCGCTCAGTGCTCTTATGGTAGTGCCAACGGGGTTCGAACCCGCAATCACCTATTCGAAAGACAGGTGGCGTAACCAATTTGCCTACAGCACTATAAATGCGGACTTGATGGGATTCGAACCCACGTTGCTTGTTTGTCTTTTCCTGATATTCATCAGGGGGAGCGACAGTCGGGTGCATTAAGCCACTATGCTACAAGTCCAGTGTTAAAAAAAAAGATAGGGGAGCAGGCATCATTTTGCATTACTCTGCTTATGAGGCAGATTTCTGTTTGTTTGGAAGAACAACGCAAAACCCACTCAGTTCTTTTTTTGAGGCATTGGCGGGACTCGAACCCGCTATCTCCACATTGGAAGTGTGGCAGTGCAACCTGTTCACCTTCAATGCCTTTTGGTGTTAAAACGTCGTTATTAAGCTTCTCAAAAATCCTTCATACATTGTCAATGTTTGTATTTACTCAATGGGTACTGATCGCCATAACTTGGGCAACACTACCGACTCCTGACTAAACACTATCGACTAATAAAAATAGCTGGATGAAGAATAGGAAGGAATTGAGAGGTGGGACGTTTTTGCAAAAGATGGAGACGCTGATGGGGCTCGAACCCACAAACTCTGCCTTGGCACGGCAGTGGTGCAACCAATTCACCTTCAACGTCTTATAATAAAAGAAAGGCAACAATCAAGAAAACCATCGCTTTTACCCGTTTGCCCAGTTAGAAAAACTTAGAACAACTTAGGGCATTGAGCCGGCAATTCTACATCTACTAGAGACTTGCATTTTTACTTATGAAGGTAAAAACATTTTGCCTGGTTGGTTTTTAACCCAACTTCACTCATTCGGTCGCCCGAATTACGCTACCTTAGGATCGTTATAGTTACGAAGTAAGTTTCCTTTACGACACTTTCTTTTTCTTTAGTTTGAAAAAAAAGAGGTGATAATCGACAAACGCATTGCCCACCTAAATAGGGCACGGAACCTGTTTATTAAACTTTCGAGGTCCCGATAAGAATCGAACTTACGAAGTAACGCTTGTCTACGACACTCAATTTCTTTTTTTCATTATCAATATGTCAAAGAATATTTTTTAGGTGCATTATAAAGACAAAGGAGTAACAAGCGACAAGTCACTGTTGATAATAGATACAAAGTCTACGAAGTAAGACTCACCTACGACATCCTTATATTTATGTAAATAATCACCCAAAAAACCGCCTACCCTTATGGTAAGCGAATGGTGTAGGGTAACGGATTTGAACCGTTATTTTCTGCGTGCAAGGCAGGAGTTCTTGCCAATTGAACTAACCCCACAATTCGACCAATACTTTTTTTAGTCAGATACTACACCCTTTTACTCCCTGGCAAAACAGTATAGGTGTATTGGTCTTTTATGTCATGTAAAAGTTTACCCTTATGGCAAACCAAGTAGTGTAGGGTAACGGAATTGAACCGTTATTTTCTGTATGCAAAACAGAGGTTCTCGCCAATTGAACTAACCCCACAATTCGACCAATACCATGGCATTTTTTGTATTGGTCTTTTTTATAGTATTCATAGTTGTTGTTGCACTGTAATAGATGCTGTAAACGGTACTAAAAACCGCTCAGAGGGTGTTATCATCACCCAATCACTCAACAATGAGCGAAGCGGAAACCATATAACCATTAAAAAATCAGTTTTTTGGGTTAACTCACCCGTTCAAAGCTTCATTCAAAGTCTTTTACCTTGATTTTTACCATCTCTCCATTGGGATGATGCCACACAATACCTTCTATGCCTGTATTGTTGCCTAACCTGCTTTTTTGCTGAGGCAACCAAGCTTTTAGTGCTTCAAAAGTAGTAGGCACATTTGCCAGTGTGATTTTCTCTCGCCACTTGGGCAATGAGAAAATAAACACTTGGTTGTTGCTCAAATTGAGCGGATTGCCTTGAATATTTTTGCCTAATGCCTCTGCCGACCACTCGCCGTCGGGCACTGTTGTAAAGTCTGTATTGCGCACCGCGTCAAAAATCCATTGATCGGCACTGCCAAACTCGTCAGCGTCTATATACCAGGGCTCGCTAATGCCCTGTTGCTTTTGTACCTTGTTAGGATTTCGCCGTTTTTCTACCCTTACTACAGTATGGTTTCTTACCGTCAGTCGGATGTTCATTCCATCCAGCTTTTCGGTAGCCGTGGCATTTTCAAAGTCAAAATCCACTGCTAGTTGGGCGTTTACCTTTCGGTTAGTCTCCCAGTTTCGGTCAAAAATAGTTTTGATTTTTCTCATTGCTATCTGATAATCAATCTTTTATAGTTATGTAAAACTTGGTTGCTTCACTTATAGCTCATCGCTAAACCTTTGAAGCTTTATTAGTAGTGGAGGCAGGACTCGAACCTGCGATTATTTGGATGTAAACCAACTGCCTTTGCCGCTTGGCTACTCCACCATTTTGTTTTTGACTCAATTATTACTCCTCCAGAACTTTTTTAAAAAAGTCCCCTTTCGGGGCTAGGGAGGATGTTGGTATTTTAGTGTGTCTTTTAGCATATTCGTTTGTATTTAGGGTGAATAAATTCTTAGTAAAAAAAAGGCTACAAACGAGCAACGACTGTTTACAGTATCTTCTCCAAATTAGACGACCTCACGTAATCGCGAGGGCAGGATTCGAACCTGCATCTCTGGCGTGACGGGCGAAGTAACGCTGCTCTACGGCACTTTTTAGTTAGAGGCTTTCGCCAAAATTTTAATGTTTTATAAAAAAGGTAACAATCAGCAAGTGAGACATAAACAAAATGTTTGTTCAGATGCTCTAACCCTCTGAGCTACTGCCGTCGTGTATTGCTATTCATTTTATGGAGGACGACAGACAGGATTCGAACCTGTGACCCTCTGCCCCGCGAAGTAACACTTGCTTACGACACTTTTTTTCTTGTTGGCTTTCGCCAAAATTTGAATATTTTTAAAAATGAGGCTACGAGCGAAAAGTGACTATAATTATATTCGTGTCTTCAACCACTCGACCAACGCTTGCACGTACAGGATTCGAACCTGTGATTTCTTCTCAGAAATGCGAACGAAGTAACACTCTTCTACGGCACTCAATTTTTTTTGAGGTAACAGGCAAAAAGTCACTTAGAGCTTGTTTAGATTTTCGTTTTTGAGAGTGATTGTGATGAATTTGCTATTAGCATGCGTTAAATTTTGAGTTAATAGCAGCGCTATTGACAAAAAGTTTAACAAAATGATGATAGTCAAAGTCGCGCAATAACCCCAAAGGATGAAGTCTAAACAAGCTACTATATCGCGTCTACCAATTCCGCCACACTGACTGTTACCAGACAATGGCAGGACTCGAACCTGCACGTCCTAAGACAATAGATTTGCTATCGAAGTAAGACTTTTTTACGACACTCAAATTTTTACTTTTGTTAATTAAGCGGTCATGAGGACGCACTTGCGCCCCCCAACGACCAACTTATGCCTTGAAAGTCAGCCATTTGAAAAATAGTACTGCCTCCAAACACATTACAAAACCAGTAGCGAAGGCAGGATTCGAACCTGCGATTTCTTGATTATGAGTCAAGTGCTCTAGACCACTAAGCCACCTCGCCAAATGAGTAGCGAGCATGGGATTCGAACCCACACTTACTTGATTATGAGTCAAGCGCTCTCCCCTTAAGCTAACTCGCAATATTGAGAAAAAGAGGCAACAAACGACAAGTCCCACATACTCCCCGTGAAGGGAGAATAGATGACAAATCTACCGAAGGATGACTCGCCTACGACACTCTTTTTACTTTTGGTTTTAGTATTTTGTAATGTTTTTCGCGTTTCTGATTTTTTCAATCAAAAAACAAATCATTAACAATCAACAACTTATCAAAGAACGTTTGTGCCTATATAAACACAGTTTTGTATTTATGAAATTTTCAATAATTTCAATTAATTCAATATTAAATCGTTCCGACAAACCCTCGTTTGCGTTTGAAGGCGATAAACTCTATTTGAATTAATGCTTTGAAAATCCCCCCACTCTTTCTCAAAAATGAGGGGAGAGAGGGGAATTTTAGATTACCGTATTTTTAATTTCGCTTACCGCTGATTGACCATTTTCCAGGGCTTCTAATATTTCAAAAACCTTGTCTGACCAACCCGCAATCAATGCTACATCATCCTTTTTGATTTCTAGCGGAGACTGTCCATACCCTGCCAAATCAAACAAGTACAATTTGGCGTTAGGCGCTATTTTTTTGTACTGAGCCCAGTATTTGGCAATAGACTCGCCCGAGTAGTGACTGTTCCACAATTGACAATCTGTAAAAATCATCACCTTGTCTACTTTTTGCTTACGCTTGATCAAATCCTTGATCACCAGGTAGCCATTCGTAGAGTAACCCACCTCACCCATTCGGTTGCGTAGGGCATCGGCATTTGCCAATACCTGCTTACGCGGTAGGTTGATGATTTTCCAGCGATCGCCAAAAATACCTGACATCACCGATTGACAATTTGACTGTAGCAACATGCCCAACACTAGCCCTATGTCATACATTTGCACCGAGCTTCGTGGAGAAATCGGTCCACACATCGAGCCCGAAGTATCGCAGGCAATCAACACATCTGTGTTTTCGTCAAACCCTTTTAGGTTTTGAGTACTTGCCAAAATAGCCGCTTCCAGTGCTTCTAGCACCTTGCTCACTCTAGGCGACTTTACGCTTTTGAGTTCGCGGTATGCCGATAAAAACCTGAATGGCAGTTGCTTAGCGCGTGCCACTTGGGCTGGGTCGCTCAATCGGGTTGCCACCTTGGCTAGGTGTTCGGTGCTGATGCCTGCCTCCAGCATATTGCGTAGATTTCGCATCAGTGCCATATACCCCAATCGTTGGCTGTCAATCAATTCTTGCCATTTGGCACGAAAAGCCGAAGCTTTTTCGCTGTCGTTGGCAAATTTTTGTTGCCCTAGTTCCGACAGTTGGGTTTCCCAAGTGTAGGGAATCTCCAACCCATCGTTTACAATCTTGTCAAACAAGCTTTGTTGGGCATCGTCTTTTGCTTTTGGGTGCACCAAAAACAAAGCATCGCGCAGTTTTACCTCGTTGGGTCGGTTGTATTTGGCAAATTGGTATTCATCGAACTTGTTGAAAGCCAGTGCCAAACCACGCTGCAACTGTTTAGACAATCGGTTCAATTTTTTAGTGCCTTGGCGTTGATTTGCGGCTTGGTAGTAAGCAAGCAACTCGGCAATTTCGTCGGCACGTTTCACTACCCGGCTCACCAGACGGCTTATCAAGTCATCACCGTTGTGTACCTTGGCTAGTTCTACAACAAGCACTAGCGGTACCGACCGCAAGTACATTTTTTCTCTGGCATACACAGCAAGTTGAGCTACAAACAACGGATCGTTTTTTTTGATCAACTCACGTAAGCGCGCTATTCGCTTCAAACCATCCCCTTCGTAAAAAGTCTTACTCAACGAAGTGGTTACTACGGCAGTGTAGAGTTCGAGGGTAGCCGAAATTTTGTAGGCTGGTGCCCCCTCATAATTGGTGATTTGGTTTGAGCCTTTTGCTTTTGTGTTAAACTTCATCGTTTTGTTGCGGTTTCGTTTTGGGTGATGACTTGAACTTTTTTAATCCAATCTTAGATTTTAACAAGTGTGAGTACTTGTTTTTTGGTGTAAGATTGTCGCCAAACCCGTCAAGCCTTGGGGTATAGGCACAAAAAAACCCGAACTTTTTTGAGTTCGGGTTTGGTTTATATCTTAGTATAGTTCTATTTCAGTACCTGTACTTTGACTTAAACACACCCGAACGAGCGCAATCCCAATCCTGACTGCCCATCCCAAGAGATGCTCTAAATTCGACGATATGTGTGTTTAAATATTTCATTTTTGAAAGTTGTTATTCTTTTTTGGTTTGTGCTACAAAGGTAGTGTAAAGAGTTTTATGTTTCCAAAATTAATTGCGAATAATTTTAAATTAATTTACAATTAATTGATTTTCAGTATTTTAATAATATGAAGTATTGAACTTCTTTACTGCTTTGTTTGTTGTTACGCAACTATTCCGAAAAGGTTTTGATTTTTTCTACTTTTTCATTTTTGCACAAAAGCAAGAAGATAATTGCGTGGGTATATACAGCCTCTTGCCGAAAGGTAACCTGAGTTTGCCAAAAAAAATAGCACGCTATACATTTTGTTAGCGTGCTAGGTGTCTTGGTTTTGTTTTATGGGGTAGAGGGGGTGTAAGGTTTGAAAGGTAAATTAATCAAGATATATTATAGAGAAATATCCTTTACCATCGTTACCCATAGGAACATGTTTGGGGTTTATGACTGTACCATTAGCGTTGATGGAAACTAGATAATTAGGCGATGCATGAAGTGTTTGTGTAATACTAAAAAATTGCCCAATTGCTAACTCTTGAGTATCAGTCGTGTTAGAGTTTGTTCCTTTATATTCAAGGTTAAGCTTTACATTACCAACATTCTTAATCTCAAATTTACCATCCGTAGGTGTTATATAGCGAAATAGACTTCCCAAACCTCCGGCATTATAACCTACTACAGTGAGTTTTGAAACATAGTCTATCTTTTGCCCATCTACATAAAATTCCACATCCATCACTTGAGCAAAAAGTTTCACCTGAGCCTTTAACTCTACAGCTTCCTCCCCATTTTCACCTTGGGTTTTTCCTTTGATGGTTACCTCTACCGTATTGTCGCCCATAGGCAGCAAGCTTTGAAAGCCTATTCCATTTAATCGGTTGCCATGGATGACCCCTAGCTCAAGCAAAGGTACAATGCCGTCTTCTGAAGCTCCGGCGAGTTTATCAATCGATTTTGGGAAAATCTCAAACTGAGGATTGTTAGACTCTATAGTTACATCGGTGATGGCTCGATCACCATTGTTGCTTAGGATAAAATAAAATGATTTACTCGCCTTAAGGTTGCCCAAATCAAAGTTTGCCACCTCGGTAGTTCGCTGATTTTTAGCCGTTTCGTAAGGCACATAAGTTACCCCATCAATCACTTGTTTGCGTACCCTTTGGTTGGCGTGCATTTGGGTAAGCCCAAACTTTCCAGCCGTTTTTACTTTTACTTCTTCCACAGGGTCGGGAGTAACTGGTGTAGAAGGGTTTACAGCATCCTTCTTTTTACAAGCTACAACTGCAGTCATTAACCCAACAAAGACCGCTAAATAAATTTTTACTTTTTGCATGTTGATTTCTTATCTGAAAATTATCATTTATGAGAAAACAGGTTGGTTGATAAACCTTCTAATGGTATATACCAAACACGATGACTTCAAATGGACGTAATTTCTTGATTTTTTACAAGAAAGATAACCACCCATTGCAAAAAATAGCACGCTATACATTTTGTTAGCGTGCTAGGTGTCTTGGTTTTGTTTTATGGGATAGAGGGGGGGTAAGGTTTTAAGGTAGATTTAAAAGATGTTTGATACTGCAAAGTATCCTTTGCCATCATCCCCAATCGCTATTCTTTTATAGTCAGTGGTTGCTCCACCTCCTTCTAGTGCAAAAACTTTATTTTTTGACATTACACCCAATTCTAACTTGGCTCCTACACTTAGGGTGTGAGTAATTATTGGATCACCTTCATCAGTATTTGTTGGTTGAATTTCTAACGTTATATTTACGTTGCCGGAGTTTTCAATAGTCACTATACTATTTCCAACACTATAGCCCCGTATCCGACCTAATCCATTTAATTGCTCGACTACAGGCATACTATATGATACTTTGTTGAGGTCTACTTCATTATTGGCCTTAAATAGTTTTATATCCATCACCTGAGCAAATAGTTTCACTTCAGCTTTTAACTCTACTGTTTCCTCGCCGTTTTCGCCTTGGGTTTTTCCTTTGATGGTTACCTCTACAGTGTTGTCGCCCATAGGCAACAAGCTTTGAAAGCCTATTCCATTTAATCGGTTGCCATGGATGACCCCTAGTTCAAGCAAAGGTACAATGCCGTCTTCTGAAGCTCCGGCGAGTTTATCAATCGATTTTGGGAAAATCTCAAACTGAGGATTGTTAGACTCTATAGTTACATCGGTGATGGCTCGATCACCATTGTTGCTTAGGATAAAATAAAATGATTTACTCGCCTTAAGGTTGCCCAAATCAAAGTTTGCCACCTCGGTAGTTCGCTGATTTTTAGCCGTTTCGTAAGGCACATAAGTTACCCCATCAATCACTTGTTTGCGCACTCTTTGGTTGGCGTGCATTTGGGTAAGCCCAAACTTTCCAGCTGTTTTAGGGGCTACCTCATCCTTCTTTTTACAAGCTACCATAGTACACATACAGCCAACAAAGACCGCTAAATAAATTTTCACTTTTTGCATGTTGATTTCTTATCTGAAAATTATCATTTATGAGAAAACAGGTTGGTTGATCAACCTTCTAATGGTATATACCAAATCTTACTTCACACTTGGACAATATCTGTTATTTTTTTACCATAAACTATTATATTTGCGTCTATGAAAATCAGTCATATCAATATTCCTAACTTTCAACAATTCAAAGATTTCAGGCTTGACCTCACCTACCCACAAGGGC
Protein-coding sequences here:
- a CDS encoding vWA domain-containing protein; amino-acid sequence: MDKQTINQLIKQVVQDQMPLSETSHNTLLEHNRMLYASLLNLPSLSVEDSMQIIQRLLAVTEQDGKPVSLDAKRTEDRLMSEVLPFLEVTKVLEGFGKLVTLKVNNQRTATWIKTYILGSPHLEQWAVSHRALIAKLLTHALGKQATQTCVHFMLLSKTKRNDRQNAYLDKYIYHCAGNNTPALVKDVYLFLFGKLSETSHKQLNAYLQSRKKLENGKGLPYKVLRGLAATFHPKTEASQVRRLAGKNKVKREYIVGGELVGANSTNLVDRIRKQYIEGMQDEWVAQKILAESSKIPHWDAKVALVLDTSYSMLGFGARMYNNLSIATALTQVLEKRTSELTIVQVGNQQTTDFPQAQGVTTLAEGILEAMEHQPDAVLVVSDGYENVEQGDAEMVLQGLKNLGVETPFVHILPAFTVREAYEHRQALGKDTPLILETGEKGLMPTWLNIQFALRPNRIVDVLQNSMQMFLN
- a CDS encoding ARPP-1 family domain-containing protein, which translates into the protein MKMNLWKNLTDQHPTQAKENQLGRLLKDRKVGQPLRYGHLGMIPLFGSECTKAQYALPETALSLTKVTNYGQMILKNSGNRPAIVPLNLGYFQLGAQNHAMCTSWVLNAGEEREFKDACCIQESQGGYIKESDDRFIVLPHSLRKAALALKGKEEYGKLWQSITTFNTQLGLKARGHLDEMKQAFQPELLQTVYHLEPQPEQTGAIFLLNDEIVGIELAPDAAFWAELHTPLVMYCYAPLRLAEAYAQRSATKGEALNVQGLTSFKMLKERYEALQHKRVKTAETMLNDLGEVTYSSTKEQENKEHRLFTVRAGAFAGQMVMHGNQMAYASLFNEKVAVV
- a CDS encoding HNH endonuclease; protein product: MGQKKKQIRRRFRDEVFERDGHTCVFCDMTESLDAHHITDRSEMPHGGYVKENGITLCSHHHLLAEQYHISNGTTWEAGMHPNDLYQMIGTTKEVAVRQSEKLNQFT
- a CDS encoding RNA ligase 1 family protein, which encodes MRKIKTIFDRNWETNRKVNAQLAVDFDFENATATEKLDGMNIRLTVRNHTVVRVEKRRNPNKVQKQQGISEPWYIDADEFGSADQWIFDAVRNTDFTTVPDGEWSAEALGKNIQGNPLNLSNNQVFIFSLPKWREKITLANVPTTFEALKAWLPQQKSRLGNNTGIEGIVWHHPNGEMVKIKVKDFE
- a CDS encoding TROVE domain-containing protein; the protein is MKFNTKAKGSNQITNYEGAPAYKISATLELYTAVVTTSLSKTFYEGDGLKRIARLRELIKKNDPLFVAQLAVYAREKMYLRSVPLVLVVELAKVHNGDDLISRLVSRVVKRADEIAELLAYYQAANQRQGTKKLNRLSKQLQRGLALAFNKFDEYQFAKYNRPNEVKLRDALFLVHPKAKDDAQQSLFDKIVNDGLEIPYTWETQLSELGQQKFANDSEKASAFRAKWQELIDSQRLGYMALMRNLRNMLEAGISTEHLAKVATRLSDPAQVARAKQLPFRFLSAYRELKSVKSPRVSKVLEALEAAILASTQNLKGFDENTDVLIACDTSGSMCGPISPRSSVQMYDIGLVLGMLLQSNCQSVMSGIFGDRWKIINLPRKQVLANADALRNRMGEVGYSTNGYLVIKDLIKRKQKVDKVMIFTDCQLWNSHYSGESIAKYWAQYKKIAPNAKLYLFDLAGYGQSPLEIKKDDVALIAGWSDKVFEILEALENGQSAVSEIKNTVI